In Pseudomonas oryzihabitans, the DNA window ACCACCCAGCTGCCGGCCAACGCCAAGTGCCGCACCCTGAGGCACATCCGCGCCCTGGTGGTTCGCGCCGACGCCGATCCCGCGCCTCTGACCCTGGACGACTACTGCGCCCGGCCCCATGTGCTGGTGTCCATGTCCGGCGATCTTTGCGGCAACATCGACGACGATTTGGCGCGCCTCGGGCGCAGCCGCAAGGTAGCCCTGGGCGTGCCCCATTTCAACGGTCTCGGCGCCTTGCTGGCGGGCAGCGACCTGCTCGCCACAGTGCCCGACTATGCCGCCCGGGCGCTGGCCGCCAGTGGCAGTCTGCGCATCGAGGAACCGCCGTTTCCCATCGTTCCGGCGAAGCTGTCGCTGGTCTGGCGCGCCGCTCAAGACCTGGACCCAGGAGAGCGCTGGCTGCGCGGCGAGATCGTCAAATTCATGGGCGAGACGTCCTAGCAATTCGGGCTATCAGCGGCATCGATAAGCGCTATCCGCCGGTACGATTTATTGGCGAAGGGGTTGGCTTTCTAGGATGGCTGCATGTCTTACGGAGCCCCTCCCATGAACCTCGCCACCTTCCGCAATGCCCTTCGCCTGCTGGCCTGCGCCGGCTTCCTTGCCCTGCTGGCCGGTTGCGCCAGTTCCCACAACGCCTATCTCAAGGACGGCCACACGGCCTACCTGGTGCAATGCAATGGGGTGTTCGGCAGCTGGTCCGGCTGCGCCGGCGAGGCGGCCGCGCGCTGTCCCACCGGCAGCTACCAGGTCCTTGCCCGCAACCACCTCGATGGCGCCAGCGAAGCCCAGGCCGAGGCCAGCGTCGCCGGTCAGTCCTATCCAGTGCGCAATCTGCTGGTGCAGTGCCAGGGCGAACAACTGGCCTGGCGGGTGGGTACTTTCGTCCGCCGTATACCGGTGAGCGAAGGCTAGTCCACCAAGGCTTCTTCCAATACCCGCAAGAATTCCCGCGCCGCCGGTGTCGGCAGCGGCGACCAGATCGCATGGACGTTACGCTGCGGGGCATCGCTGACCGGTACCTGGGCCAGGCCCGCGAAGGTGATGGCGATACTGTGAGGCACCAGCCCGATCGCCAGCCCACGACGGACAAAGCGTTCCAGCAGCTGCATATTGCTCGTCTCGAAGCGCACGCGATGGGGCAGGCCCAGGGCGGCGAAGGCCTCATCGGTCTGCCGCCGCGCCCCGCTGCCGGCGGGCAGGTCCACCAGCGGCAGATCCATCAGCTCATGCAGGGAGAGTCGCTCGCGTCTGGCCAGGACGTGCCCTGCCGGCAGCACCGCCACCAGCTCCTCGCTGAGCAGCAGACGGCTGGCCACCGCCTCCAGGGTCACCTGGCGGGACAGGCCGATCAGGGCGAAATCCAATTGCCGCTCGCGCACCGCCGCCAGCAGCGTCTCGCTCTTGTCCTGGCGCAGCCGGATGTCCACCTGAGGATGGCGGGCATGGAAGGTGGCCAGCAACTCGACGATATCCAGGCGGGGCACCGAGGAGATCAGGCCGACCGTCAGGGTGCCGCGAATGGTGCCGACCGCGGCGGCCACGTCCTGCTGCGCCCTTTCCACCGCCGCTAGCGCCTGACGGGCATGGACCAGCAGGGCCTCGCCCGCCGGGGTGACGAGTACCTGGCGCGGCAGGCGTTCGAACAGGGTGGCGCCCAACTCGGCCTCCAGCCGGGCGATCTGGTGGCTGAGCGCCGACTGCACCACGTGGCAGCGTTCGGCGGCCCGGGTGAAGTGGCGCTCCTCGGCCAGGGCGACGGCGAACTCCAACTGTTTGAGATTCATGGGTTCTATCTTGAAATGAGATCGGGATTATCTTAACGATTCATTTAACCGATAGCTGTTGTTGTCCGATACTGATCGGCCTTTCCCTCCCCGGACCCTGCGGATGTCGACTCCCACGCCACCCCTCAGCCGCTGGCTGACCCTGCTCATGGCGGTCGCCACCGGCATCGCCGTGGCCAGCAACTACTACAACCAGCCGCTGCTGCACACCATCGCCCAGCGCTTCGACCTCAGCTACACCCAGGCCGGCAGCATCGTCACCACCGCCCAGCTCAGCTATGCCGCCGGTCTCCTGCTGCTGGTGCCCCTCGGCGATCTGCTGGAGCGCCGCCGGCTGATCGTCACCATGAGCGTGATCGCCGCCGCTGGCCTGGCCCTGAGCGCCACCGCCACCAGCCTGACCTGGCTACTAGTGGGCACCGCCATGACCGGGCTCTTCTCGGTGGTGGCCCAGGTGCTGGTGCCCTTCGCCGCCACCCTGGCCGCGCCGGAGCAGCGGGGCAGGGCAGTGGGCACGGTGATGAGTGGCCTCATCCTCGGCATCCTGCTGGCCCGCACCGTGGCCGGCGCGCTCTCGTCCCTGGGCGACTGGCGTACCGTCTATGCCGTGGCGGCTGGCATGATGCTGGCGACCGCCCTGGCCCTGCGCCTGGCACTGCCGCGCTATCAGCAGTCGGCGGGCCTGAGCTATCCGCGCCTGCTGGGCTCGGTGTTCGTGCTCTTGCGCGACGAACCCCTGCACCGCCTGCGCACCCTGCTGGGCTGCCTGGGTTTCGCCGTCTTCGCGGTGTTCTGGACGCCCCTGGCCTTTCTGCTGGCCGCCGAGCCCTATGGCTTCAGCGATGGCGCCATCGGCCTGTTCGGTCTCGCCGGCGCGGTGGGCGCCCTGGCCGCCAACCTGGCCGGGCGCATGGCCGACCAGGGCAAGGGTGGTCTCGCCACCAGTATCGGCCTGGCGGCCATGGTATTGGCCTGGCTGCCCCTGGCCTTCGCCCAGACGTCCTTGGCGGCGCTGCTGCTCGGCATCCTGGTATTGGATCTCGCCGTGCAGCTCAGCCACGTCAGCAACCAGAACGTGATCTACCGCCTCCGTCCGGAAGCCCGCAGCCGCCTCAACGCCGGCTACATGACCGGCTACTTCCTTGGCGGCTCCCTGGGCTCGCTGCTGTCGGCGCGGCTGTACGAGCACTTCGGCTGGACCGGCGTGAGCCTGGCCGGCTGCCTGCTGGCGGCCACGGCGCTGGCGGTCTGGGGCCTGTTCCTGCTGCGCCAGCGCCAAACCCGGGCATGAATCGCATGCAGGGTATGCGCTGGCAAATCCAGCG includes these proteins:
- a CDS encoding LysR substrate-binding domain-containing protein gives rise to the protein MNLKQLEFAVALAEERHFTRAAERCHVVQSALSHQIARLEAELGATLFERLPRQVLVTPAGEALLVHARQALAAVERAQQDVAAAVGTIRGTLTVGLISSVPRLDIVELLATFHARHPQVDIRLRQDKSETLLAAVRERQLDFALIGLSRQVTLEAVASRLLLSEELVAVLPAGHVLARRERLSLHELMDLPLVDLPAGSGARRQTDEAFAALGLPHRVRFETSNMQLLERFVRRGLAIGLVPHSIAITFAGLAQVPVSDAPQRNVHAIWSPLPTPAAREFLRVLEEALVD
- a CDS encoding MFS transporter, yielding MSTPTPPLSRWLTLLMAVATGIAVASNYYNQPLLHTIAQRFDLSYTQAGSIVTTAQLSYAAGLLLLVPLGDLLERRRLIVTMSVIAAAGLALSATATSLTWLLVGTAMTGLFSVVAQVLVPFAATLAAPEQRGRAVGTVMSGLILGILLARTVAGALSSLGDWRTVYAVAAGMMLATALALRLALPRYQQSAGLSYPRLLGSVFVLLRDEPLHRLRTLLGCLGFAVFAVFWTPLAFLLAAEPYGFSDGAIGLFGLAGAVGALAANLAGRMADQGKGGLATSIGLAAMVLAWLPLAFAQTSLAALLLGILVLDLAVQLSHVSNQNVIYRLRPEARSRLNAGYMTGYFLGGSLGSLLSARLYEHFGWTGVSLAGCLLAATALAVWGLFLLRQRQTRA